In Sander vitreus isolate 19-12246 chromosome 12, sanVit1, whole genome shotgun sequence, the following proteins share a genomic window:
- the LOC144527097 gene encoding kelch-like protein 40a, whose product MAAMTIDPIEQPRMYQQTLLQDGLCDLLENDKFVDCVLKIQDQKFPCHRLVLAASSPFFKAMFLSDLEESKKSEIVLKDVEPGVMGMILRYLYTSDINLTEQNVQDIFIVANMYQIPSIFSVCVSYLQEKLVLGNCLAIFRLGLLLDCPRLTLIAREFICERYHVVVRDPDFLQLGPSELAIIITSDALNIEREELVFESLMDWVRHDETNRVKDLPELLHCIRFRLIPVNYFKEKVECHQYLRFSQDIKKELDLVRDAHRGCLPKPRKPSSDEAKKGEGSEDEDNEEEGYLPGILNNNPRFGMFELDLILMISVTGTVAYDPVGNECFVVSESTEIPKNHCSLVTKENQVFVVGGLLYNEEDKDEPFSSYFLQFDPVSSEWLGMPSQPNPRCLFGLAEAENSIFVVGGKELKDGERVLDSVIIYDRQSFKWGESDPLPYEVYGHGTVSHKGLVYVIGGKSQSKKCMRRVCVYNPTKFEWKDLAPLKTARSLFGITVHKDQIFVVTGVTDEGLTSSVEVYNIATNNWSEFTEFPQERSSLNLISMGGFLYGVGGFAMMPSETSEEPVPTEMTDIWRYDESDTCWNGILREISYAEGSTILSVRLNTLRLTKL is encoded by the exons ATGGCTGCCATGACTATAGACCCGATAGAGCAGCCTCGGATGTACCAACAGACCCTGCTTCAGGACGGACTGTGTGACCTCTTAGAGAATGACAAGTTCGTGGACTGTGTACTCAAAATTCAGGACCAGAAGTTTCCCTGCCACCGCTTGGTTTTGGCCGCCAGCAGCCCTTTCTTCAAGGCCATGTTCCTGTCTGACCTGGAGGAAAGCAAGAAGAGTGAGATTGTCCTCAAAGATGTGGAGCCAGGTGTTATGGGGATGATCTTGCGCTACTTGTACACCtctgacattaatctgacagaACAGAACGTCCAGGATATCTTCATTGTTGCTAACATGTACCAGATCCCCTCCAtcttctctgtatgtgtgtcctaCCTCCAAGAGAAGCTGGTGCTGGGAAACTGCTTGGCTATCTTCAGGCTGGGACTTCTGCTGGATTGTCCCAGGCTTACTCTGATTGCTAGAGAGTTCATCTGCGAACGCTACCACGTCGTTGTCAGGGACCCGGACTTCCTGCAGCTGGGCCCGAGTGAACTGGCCATCATCATCACCTCTGACGCCCTCAACATTGAGCGGGAGGAGCTGGTGTTTGAATCTCTGATGGACTGGGTCAGACATGACGAGACAAACCGCGTTAAGGACCTGCCAGAGCTGTTGCACTGCATCCGTTTCAGGCTCATACCTGTGAATTACTTCAAAGAGAAAGTAGAGTGTCACCAGTACCTTCGATTCAGCCAGGACATAAAGAAGGAGTTGGATCTCGTCAGGGATGCTCACAGGGGGTGTCTCCCGAAGCCCAGGAAGCCCAGCAGTGACGAGGCAAAGAAGGGAGAAGGAAGTGAGGATGAGGACAATGAGGAGGAGGGGTACTTGCCTGGAATACTCAACAACAACCCTCGCTTTGGGATGTTTGAGCTGGACCTGATACTTATGATCAGTGTCACAGGGACTGTGGCCTATGACCCGGTAGGAAACGAATGCTTTGTGGTCTCAGAGTCCACAGAAATTCCCAAGAACCACTGCAGCCTTGTGACCAAGGAGAACCAGGTGTTTGTTGTCGGAGGACTTCTCTACAATGAGGAGGACAAAGACGAACCATTCAGCTCTTACTTCCTGCAG TTTGACCCAGTAAGTTCAGAGTGGTTAGGGATGCCGTCACAACCCAACCCTCGCTGTTTGTTCGGCCTGGCTGAAGCTGAAAACTCCATCTTTGTTGTTGGAGGAAAGGAACTAAAGGACGGCGAGCGTGTCCTGGACTCAGTCATCATCTATGACAGACA GTCATTCAAATGGGGAGAGTCTGACCCTCTGCCTTATGAAGTGTATGGCCATGGAACCGTATCACACAAAGGTCTTGTCTACGTCATTGGAGGAAAGTCTCAAAGCAA GAAATGCATGAGAAGAGTCTGTGTCTACAACCCCACTAAGTTTGAGTGGAAGGACCTGGCTCCTCTGAAGACGGCCCGCTCCCTGTTTGGTATCACTGTCCACAAAGACCAGATCTTCGTAGTGACAGGGGTCACAGACGAAGGCCTCACCAGCTCTGTGGAGGTCTACAACATTGCCACCAACAA CTGGTCTGAGTTCACAGAGTTCCCTCAGGAGCGCAGCTCTCTCAATCTGATCTCGATGGGAGGTTTCCTGTACGGTGTGGGGGGCTTTGCCATGATGCCCAGTGAAACCAGTGAGGAGCCCGTCCCAACAGAGATGACTGACATCTGGAG ATATGATGAGTCAGACACGTGCTGGAATGGGATTTTGCGAGAGATTAGCTATGCAGAGGGATCCACTATTCTTTCAGTGCGTCTCAACACTCTGCGCCTCACCAAGTTATAA
- the hhatla gene encoding hedgehog acyltransferase like, a, with protein sequence MGIKAALPRYELYLYTAVLAGALIWAGSWIAEASSENVNRKAFKESVKPGWHYFGRKMDVADFEWMMWFSTFRNHILFALTGHVIFAKIFTLLAPKIGIHGCKHRSLIFGVYGGLAVLITMGWTFMALVLSHCIILYSVALVKMKWLCFAAGLTTLASLKLEPYNSWQESLVTGSFDLQDILFYGGCGFSIMRCMSFALENCEKKDGNYTFSDLLRYNFYLPFFFFGPIMTFDRFHAQVNNTQLTRKDREMWNITTKALVHLGVILVVDVFFHYLYILTIPNDMKLVSKLSDWCLAGLAYSNLVYDWVKAAMMFGVINTVATLDHLDPPQPPKCITMLYVFAETHFDRGINDWLCKYVYDYIGGDHDQIFKELLATFCTFAITTLWLGPCELVYIWSFFNCFGLNFELWVAKIFSLPPFSTIERVMGEAMSRRIRGVFNAANFWTIVLYNVLALNNLEFAKLVGRRLIFKGFPLSSLSVLLVTYCGVQLVKERERQQALLDDPEPVKPVDGGKEKEE encoded by the exons ATGGGGATCAAGGCTGCCCTCCCCAGATATGAGCTGTATCTCTACACAGCTGTACTCGCCGGGGCCTTGATATGGGCAGGCAGTTGGATAGCTGAAGCTTCAAGTG agaatgtaaacagaaaggccTTCAAAGAAAGTGTGAAACCAGGATGGCATTACTTTGGCAGGAAAATG GATGTTGCAGACTTCGAATGGATGATGTGGTTCTCTACATTCCGCAATCATATCCTTTTTGCTCTCACCGGTCACGTTATCTTTGCGAAAATATTCACCCTGCTCGCTCCAAAG ATTGGCATACATGGATGTAAG CACAGATCCTTGATCTTTGGTGTCTACGGTGGTTTGGCAGTCCTGATCACGATGGGCTGGACCTTCATGGCTCTGGTTCTGTCTCACTGCATCATACTCTACAGCGTTGCCCTGGTAAAGATGAAATGGTTGTGCTTTGCAGCCGGCCTTACCACGCTGGCCTCCCTCAAGCTGGAGCCCTATAACTCCTGGCAG GAATCCTTGGTGACCGGCTCTTTTGACCTGCAAGACATCCTGTTCTATGGAGGCTGCGGCTTTAGCATCATGCGCTGTATGAGCTTTGCTTTAGAGAACTGTGAGAAAAAAGACGGAAACTACACATTCTCTGACCTGCTGAGATACAACTTCTACctccccttcttcttctttggacCTATCATGACTTTCGACAGGTTTCATGCCCAG GTGAACAACACCCAGCTGACCCGCAAGGACAGGGAGATGTGGAACATCACCACCAAGGCTTTGGTGCATCTGGGAGTTATTCTGGTGGTGGACGTCTTCTTCCACTACCTCTACATTCTGACAATCCCCAATGACATGAAGCTGGTCAGCAAGCTCTCTGACTGGTGTCTGG CTGGTCTGGCTTATTCCAACCTGGTTTATGACTGGGTGAAAGCCGCCATGATGTTTGGTGTCATCAACACTGTGGCAACACTGGACCACTTGGACCCTCCTCAGCCTCCCAAGTGTATCACCATGCTCTATGTCTTCGCTGAGAC acactttGACAGAGGCATCAATGACTGGCTGTGCAA GTATGTTTATGACTATATTGGCGGGGATCACGATCAAATTTTTAAGGAGCTCCTGGCAACCTTCTGCACCTTCGCTATCACCACCTTGTGGCTGGGCCCGTGTGAGCTGGTTTACATCTGGTCCTTTTTCAACTGCTTTGGCCTCAACTTTGAGCTGTGGGTGGCCAAGATCTTCTCCCTTCCGCCATTTTCTACCATAGAG CGTGTGATGGGTGAAGCCATGTCACGCAGGATCCGGGGTGTGTTCAATGCTGCCAACTTCTGGACCATTGTACTCTACAACGTTCTCGCCCTCAACAATTTGGAGTTTGCCAAACTGGTGGGAAGACGACTGATTTTCAAAG GGTTTCCTCTGTCCTCCCTCTCAGTGTTACTTGTGACCTACTGTGGCGTGCAGCTGGTGAAGGAAAGGGAGAGACAACAAGCCCTGCTGGACGATCCGGAGCCAGTGAAGCCAGTAGATGGgggcaaagaaaaagaagaataa